A DNA window from Betta splendens chromosome 6, fBetSpl5.4, whole genome shotgun sequence contains the following coding sequences:
- the kcnj11 gene encoding ATP-sensitive inward rectifier potassium channel 11, giving the protein MLSRKGLIPEDYLLTRLAEDVLQPKFKTKAGKARFVSKNGTCNVAHTNIREQGRFLQDVFTTLVDLKWLHTLIIFTMSFLCSWLLFGMIWWLIAFAHGDLDQRGDDFVPCVTDIHSFSSAFLFSIEVQVTIGFGGRMITEECFSAIIVLIVQNIVGLVINAIMLGCIFMKTAQANRRAETLIFSKHAVISVRNNKLCFMIRIGDLRKSMIISATVRMQVVKRTTTEEGELVPLDQIDIHMDNPVGTNGVFLVSPLIICHVIDKNSPLYELSAVDLLHDDIEVIVVLEGVVETTGITTQARTSYVAEEILWGQRFVPTVSEEDGMYAVDYSKFGNTVKVPTPSCSAKTLDSRVKLFEGATSRASVRKRSGSAAARKSKMES; this is encoded by the coding sequence ATGTTGTCCAGGAAAGGACTCATCCCGGAGGACTACCTGCTGACCCGCTTGGCTGAGGACGTCCTGCAGCCCAAGTTCAAGACCAAAGCGGGGAAAGCTCGGTTCGTCTCCAAGAACGGCACCTGCAATGTGGCGCACACCAACATCCGAGAGCAGGGCCGCTTTCTGCAGGACGTCTTCACCACCCTGGTGGACTTAAAATGGCTCCACACGCTCATCATTTTCACCATGTCGTTCCTGTGCAGCTGGCTCCTGTTCGGGATGATCTGGTGGCTCATCGCCTTCGCGCACGGCGACCTGGACCAGCGGGGCGACGACTTTGTGCCGTGCGTAACGGACATCCACTCCTTCTCGTCCGCGTTCCTCTTCTCCATAGAGGTCCAGGTGACCATCGGCTTCGGCGGCCGGATGATCACGGAGGAGTGCTTCTCCGCCATCATCGTGCTGATCGTGCAGAACATCGTGGGGCTGGTCATCAACGCCATCATGCTCGGCTGCATCTTCATGAAGACGGCGCAGGCCAACCGGCGCGCGGAGACGCTCATTTTCAGCAAGCACGCCGTCATCTCCGTCCGCAACAACAAGCTGTGCTTCATGATCCGCATCGGGGACCTGCGCAAAAGCATGATCATCAGCGCCACCGTGCGGATGCAGGTGGTCAAACGGACCACGACGGAGGAGGGCGAGCTGGTGCCTCTGGACCAGATCGACATCCACATGGACAACCCGGTGGGCACCAACGGCGTCTTCCTGGTGTCCCCCCTAATCATCTGCCACGTCATCGACAAGAACAGTCCCCTGTACGAGCTGTCGGCCGTCGACCTGCTGCACGACGACATCGAGGTGATCGTGGTGCTGGAGGGGGTGGTGGAGACCACGGGCATCACCACGCAGGCCCGGACGTCGTACGTGGCGGAGGAGATCCTGTGGGGGCAGCGCTTCGTGCCCACGGTGTCGGAGGAGGACGGGATGTACGCCGTGGACTACTCAAAGTTCGGCAACACCGTGAAGGTGCCGACACCGAGCTGCAGCGCCAAGACGCTGGACTCGCGGGTTAAACTGTTCGAGGGCGCCACCTCGCGGGCGTCTGTGAGAAAGCGGAGTGGGTCCGCGGCGGCCCGCAAGTCCAAGATGGAGAGTTAG